Proteins from a single region of Harpia harpyja isolate bHarHar1 chromosome 14, bHarHar1 primary haplotype, whole genome shotgun sequence:
- the TSPAN10 gene encoding tetraspanin-10, with product MALSRVRLSQHRGAAISGETTRLLLPQASRLVELPYSSSDDDDGSLAGDTDLPTAEQDPGVWCSVPPKPGTFSQCVRYLAFLWNLLFLLLGLLALAAGVWGLLAKGLLGGERLAPLGSDPMLLFVLVGLGASAVSLAGCLGALRSNPCLLRFFVGAVLAFAGLEVLGGLLLLAAQHRLRDALRDALLLCLLHYQEEPDLRFLVDEVQRNLRCCGLGSYRDWETNPYFNCSAPGVQACSVPASCCLDPWQNGTVANTQCAFGALRLGDAAAGTVVHLGGCVAQLSAWLRGQAGGIAAGAAVLVLVEAAGVFMALKVLRDIVPVRVRD from the exons ATGGCGCTGAGCAGAGTACGGCTCTCCCAGCACCGTGGGGCAGCCATCAGCGGGGAGACCAcccggctgctgctgccccag GCGTCCAGGCTGGTGGAGCTGCCCTACTCCTCCTCCGACGATGATGATGGCTCGCTGGCCGGGGACACGGACCTTCCCACGGCCGAGCAGGACCCCGGGGTGTGGTGCTCCGTCCCCCCCAAGCCGGGGACCTTCAGCCAGTGCGTGCGGTACCTGGCCTTCCTCTGgaacctcctcttcctcctgctgggcTTGCTGGCCCTGGCTGCGGGGGTATGggggctgctggccaagggcttgCTGGGGGGGGAGCGCCTGGCCCCCCTGGGCTCTGACCCCATGCTGCTTTTCGtactggtggggctgggggccagTGCCGTCTCCCTGGCCGGCTGCCTGGGTGCCCTCCGCTCCAACCCCTGCCTGCTGCGCTTCTTTGTGGGGGCCGTGCTCGCCTTCGcggggctggaggtgctgggggggctgctgctgttggcagcgCAGCACCGGCTGCGGGATGCCCTGCGGGAtgccctgctcctctgcctcttGCACTACCAGGAGGAGCCTGACCTGCGGTTCCTGGTGGACGAGGTGCAGCGGAACCTGCGGTGCTGCGGCCTCGGCTCCTATCGCGACTGGGAGACCAACCC GTACTTCAACTGCAGTGCCCCGGGAGTGCAGGCGTGCAGCgtccctgcctcctgctgcctggacCCCTGGCAGAATGGCACCGTCGCCAACACCCAGTGCGCCTTCGGAGCCCTGCGCCTTGGGGACGCGGCGGCCGGCACCGTCGTGCACCTGGGGGGCTGCGTGGCACAGCTCAGCGCCTGGCTCCGCGGTCAGGCGGGCGGCATCGCGGCCGGCGCGGCCGTGCTGGTGCTGGTTGAGGCTGCCGGCGTGTTCATGGCGCTGAAGGTGCTCAGAGACATCGTGCCCGTCAGGGTGCGGGATTGA
- the PDE6G gene encoding retinal rod rhodopsin-sensitive cGMP 3',5'-cyclic phosphodiesterase subunit gamma gives MSLEPPKPEIKSVTRVTGGPATPRKGPPKFKQRQTRQFKSKPPKKGVQGFGDDIPGMEGLGTDITVICPWEAFSHLELHELAQYGII, from the exons ATGAGCCTGGAGCCCCCCAAGCCAGAGATCAAATCAGTCACGAGGGTGACTGGGGGACCCGCCACCCCACGGAAGGGACCACCCAAATTCAAGCAGAGGCAGACGAGGCAGTTCAAAAGCAAGCCCCCCAAAAAGGGGGTGCAGGG GTTCGGTGACGACATCCCAGGCATGGAAGGGCTGGGAACAG acaTCACCGTCATCTGTCCCTGGGAAGCCTTCAGCCACCTGGAGCTGCACGAGCTGGCCCAGTACGGCATCATCTAG